The region ATTTTTAGAGTCGTCCACAAACGGGCCAAGTctatattcatttttctttaaatttcttttcatggTGTTGATAGCGAAATAGTGACTTATTAAGAACGGTAAGAATTTTTGCGCAAAACAATATCAAGATCAtaggtatttttatatataaaaaaatcgtaatttataatatatagtcatcttgatattttatatttatgataatctaatttaaaaatataaattttattaaaattaaaattagaaaacatcaagaaaaatttagacttgttaagtaaaaaaaaatgaaatatttctacattattagatttataataaaaaaaattattacactaattaaatattatgttttttaaaaaattaatgttttacaCTACTAAAAATATGCAtgtttataaaagaaaagtactgtattatttataattttaatttttttatttgaaaaactatgaAAGGcctctaaaatttatttttcaaactcggTACGTACAGATTTAAAAAACTGTTTTCTAGATTTTCGAATAAAAAGATATTGTATCTGAATGGAgtgtttaattgattttcttctttatttcacTCCAATTTTTCAaggatttaaaatattattatatttcttaaCATCAAATATTCATGCAAATTAAGCAAATTATAAGAAAAGCTATCTTCTTCTTGAAATAACATGTCAAGTTCATTTTCGGGATCACTCAACTGTTACGAAATGATGGAAGAGCAATGACCGAAGAGAAGGACACCAATGCACTCAATTAGACGTAGTGGTCATGAGTGCACCTCAAGTTTGAATTCCAGCACATTTCCGATGTGTTTGCTTTTATAACTTGTAGGGTTTGttgaattcttcttcttcttcatttatatatatacatgttgtGTGATTGAGTCATATATATAGAGATGTAAGGCATAATTATGCATAAATGGACTATGAGAAATGAGAATATTCAGCATCATAGAAACGTAATTAAACTGAGCAATCAAGGACACCTCCTGCATGTTAATTTTGCCTGATACTATTCTAATTAGAGAAATGCTTGGAAGTAATCATATATAAATACTACTCAGTTTGACAGAAACAATCGATCAACCTTctgttcctctctctctctcttttcaagTGGGACCTGCGTGGTTAGAGCTGGGAGTTTAGCAATGCAaatcaatattatatattaacaaaatagtATAACTATGAGCAAATCGAAAACACAACACAAACATATGCGCCACTTGATCAATCTCCCAATCAAGCCAATAAATCTCGCCTGCTCTCAAATTACTATATCTTGTTGCATGATTTGACACCTGGCCTGTATTTCTTGGAAAATCAAGCACTTGTCGGTCACCGTGTTTTCTTTCCCTTCACCATTATCGTGCCTAAGTAAACAAGTCCAGTGCTCTTGTATATACTAGCTAGTATCCAGACAAGAGACAAGGATATAAATTGAGACTTTCCATGTGAGGGAGTGAAGTTAATTAATTCCTCAACGTTTTATGCTGAGCTACCTAGGCTGCAGGAAGTATAGTACTGGATTGACAGAAGAAGGGAGTGGAGGATTGAGATGGGCCACAGGTGCTGCAACAAACAGAAAGTTAAGAGAGGGTTGTGGTCTCCTGAAGAAGATGAGAAGCTTGTCAAATATATCACCAGCCACGGTCATGGAAGCTGGAGTTCTGTCCCTAAATTTGCTGGTGTGTGTCTTGATACCCTTTTTTGCAtgcatttgaaataaaaatcaagctaTCTGATCTATTTTTGATATGCGCTATTGCTTTGTACTTGCAGGTTTAAAAAGGTGCGGTAAGAGTTGCCGTTTGAGATGGATAAACTACTTGAGACCGGAGCTCAAGAGGGGTTCCTTTTCTGCGGAAGAAGAGCAGATCATCATAGATGTCCATAGAATTTTAGGCAACAGGTGAGGATCATTCAAGTCTCAATAAAACTGTGTatagaaaattcaaaaacaaaacaaaatcaaaacacgTTTCTAATTAACCATGGGGACATTAGATCACTAGATGACATGAATAGAGTAGAATTACTTACCTTATCACTTTCACTGTAATTTCACTACAAGTActtaatttatatgtatatatacttGCAACAGATGGGCTCAGATAGCAAAACATCTTCCGGGAAGGACAGACAATGAGGTGAAGAATTTCTGGAACTCATGcataaagaaaaaactcatgGCACAAGGCTTGGACCCAAAAACTCACAACTTGATCCCTTCTCATCAGAGAGCAGCTAATAAGGTTGCATGCAATATATCACAATCTAACCAACAACCCTTTTCAATTATCACCCTGGATTCAAAGATGAAAGATTATTCCATGGAGATAAACCCTCCTATTCTAACACTACCTTCCCCTTATCCTTGTAATAGCAGTACTCAACCACCATTGCTACAGACCACAACCAGCTTGCCCTTGCCCACCTCTAGTTATCAAAACCCTAGTGTCATGATTTGGAATGAAAATACTCAAAATTCCCAGGATTCTTCCATTTTTCCTTGTTTATCATCCATTGAGAACACACTCATTTCCTCTTCATCTTCGTCTTCAGCGAACCCAACTGGGTTCGGTCTCTTGGATGAGAATTGCTTTTGGAGAACTAATATCATTGGTGAGCCCTTTGATGCAGCAAAAGTATTCGAAGTTATGAAATCACAGGATCAAGAAAACCAGCCAAACAAGATTTGTGACGCCCAAATCATGGATAATACTAAAGGTGTTCACGACAATATGGATGCTTCATTTGACACTACTAGTTACGATCTTGAGTTTGTCGACTCCACAATATTATTGCCTGGTTCAATGTGTCGTGATCTTAGCTCCATGGATGATCTTGCATGGAACTTTTAGGCCTCCACGTGCGTGTATGTAACTAGTGCTACATTGCCGGTAGGTTTTGCCCAGTTTCGGCatcccaaaatatatatttgaagaaaaaaaatgcttcaATTTGTCGCTACCAACTTATTTTGAGCGTGAAATAATATTAGTGATATCAATTAAGACcattaattgtttaaatttgaAAGTACCCATTGGATGCTGAGGCCTGCAATGCTAGAAAActgattaattttcttgattaatttctCCCAACCCATGTTTTCCGGCACCGTTCCGTGAGTTTTGCTGTTGTTAGAAAACTTCAATTCCATATTACTTTGAAATTAGAtgcctatttttattttttatttatataatcttCTGGCCGGCCCTATTAAATTTTGCACATTGAAATTGAGTTCATACGTAAAGATATATGTAAAAACTTTTATGGCAATCTTTTATATCGATGCTATATGCAAATGCATAGTTTTGGCCTATggcgaaaaaaattaaatgtgctGCAAATTTTTGCTGCTAAGTCTAACATTTCTTGTGTTGGTGTTAGCTAGagaataacaataatttttaatgaattcgGGAAAGACCTGTTGAACATCTCCcagattatgttttttatttacaaaaaaacatgTACAAATACTTTCTGAATTATCCATCATTTGgatgtagatttttttaatttttttatttgaattgacCCCTTAATTTACtatgttaaattattaatagaCCTCAacttctattaattttttttacaaaaagttACACTATCATCAATGTAAATatggttataatttttattgtggtTAAGGGATAGTTTGAGCAATATTATTCCCATATTTATTTTGCCGATGTAAAGTATAATGCTTTTCTTCACTCTAACAAAAACTCGCATGGTATATATtgtcaggaaaaagaaaattgaacgATGAAGTTGAATCCCTTATAAAatcagtattttttaaaaaaaatatttatttaaaaattcatcataataatgtttttttaaaaattatctttaatatcaatatattaaaatgatctaaaaatataaaaaaataattttaaataaaatataattgttttttaaaatcaccgTTCAAAATGCAATTTTAAACCATCTCATAATCATTAGGTGCCTTTTTAGACTTTATTttcg is a window of Populus nigra chromosome 10, ddPopNigr1.1, whole genome shotgun sequence DNA encoding:
- the LOC133704580 gene encoding myb-related protein 330-like, which produces MGHRCCNKQKVKRGLWSPEEDEKLVKYITSHGHGSWSSVPKFAGLKRCGKSCRLRWINYLRPELKRGSFSAEEEQIIIDVHRILGNRWAQIAKHLPGRTDNEVKNFWNSCIKKKLMAQGLDPKTHNLIPSHQRAANKVACNISQSNQQPFSIITLDSKMKDYSMEINPPILTLPSPYPCNSSTQPPLLQTTTSLPLPTSSYQNPSVMIWNENTQNSQDSSIFPCLSSIENTLISSSSSSSANPTGFGLLDENCFWRTNIIGEPFDAAKVFEVMKSQDQENQPNKICDAQIMDNTKGVHDNMDASFDTTSYDLEFVDSTILLPGSMCRDLSSMDDLAWNF